In Pedobacter heparinus DSM 2366, the following are encoded in one genomic region:
- a CDS encoding RagB/SusD family nutrient uptake outer membrane protein, translating to MKLKRFMLGLMAILTTFMGCKDYLDREIPTNVKDDQVFVNYDRISQAGYGAYAFLFNTIGYNRINGAMLASGCDEADHADNISSIQRFNTGTWNATFNPEDVWGLFYQGIRRANLFLEESADFKNLIYRDTINVTNKDLYKYRVRDLEWLRAENRFLRAYYYAELIKRYGGVPILLKSVTDIDELNTYKRKTYEECVQFISDECDAVVPLLNESWVGFDGDKWRGRVTKGAAMALKARVLLYAASPLNNASNDITKWQKAAKAAHDVIALNKYGLHTDYRGLFRLGNGADGNPEIIFAQQGYNRNDYEKYNYPIGYDQGGLGSTSPSQNLVDAYEMKTTGLAITENGSGYDPANPYANRDPRLGLSILVSNTSFKGRPVEAWVGGLDGLGKFKATTTGYYIRKYVDENLNLAQGATSLHTWMIFRYAEVLLNYAEAMNEAYGPDVTAGYSMSAKKAVDMVRARTGIAMPPLPPGLSVDEMRLRIRNERRVELAFEEHRFFDVRRWKIAAQTENRPVMAMKITKNTNGSFSYLVVKAEDRTFSERMYLYPIPEVEVLKSNGSLVQNPGW from the coding sequence ATGAAACTTAAAAGATTTATGTTAGGGTTGATGGCAATTCTAACCACCTTTATGGGCTGTAAGGATTACCTGGACAGGGAAATTCCAACTAATGTTAAGGACGATCAGGTATTTGTGAACTATGACCGCATTTCACAGGCAGGATATGGGGCTTATGCCTTCCTTTTTAATACCATTGGCTATAACCGGATCAATGGTGCCATGCTGGCCTCAGGTTGTGATGAAGCCGATCATGCAGACAATATTTCAAGTATTCAGCGGTTTAATACGGGCACCTGGAATGCTACATTTAATCCTGAAGATGTATGGGGACTGTTTTACCAGGGCATCAGGCGGGCAAATCTTTTTCTGGAAGAATCGGCAGATTTTAAAAACCTGATCTACAGAGATACCATTAATGTAACCAATAAAGACCTTTATAAATACAGAGTACGGGATTTAGAATGGTTAAGGGCCGAAAACCGCTTTTTACGGGCATATTACTATGCTGAGCTTATTAAACGTTATGGGGGAGTACCTATTCTGCTAAAATCTGTAACGGATATTGATGAACTGAATACTTATAAGCGAAAAACTTATGAGGAATGTGTTCAATTTATTTCCGATGAGTGTGATGCGGTAGTGCCCCTGCTGAACGAGAGCTGGGTAGGTTTTGATGGCGACAAGTGGCGTGGCAGGGTAACCAAAGGAGCGGCAATGGCATTGAAAGCAAGGGTATTGCTATATGCTGCCAGTCCGCTTAATAATGCATCCAATGATATTACCAAATGGCAAAAGGCCGCAAAAGCAGCGCACGATGTAATTGCCCTGAATAAGTATGGCTTGCATACTGACTATAGAGGATTGTTTAGGTTGGGGAATGGGGCTGATGGAAACCCGGAGATCATTTTCGCACAGCAGGGTTATAACAGAAACGATTATGAAAAATACAATTACCCTATTGGCTATGACCAGGGGGGGTTAGGGAGCACCTCTCCATCACAGAATCTGGTAGATGCTTATGAAATGAAAACTACGGGCCTTGCTATAACTGAAAATGGGTCAGGTTATGATCCGGCCAATCCATATGCGAACAGAGATCCACGCTTAGGGCTTAGCATACTGGTCAGCAATACTTCCTTTAAAGGACGCCCGGTGGAAGCCTGGGTAGGTGGTTTGGATGGGCTTGGTAAATTTAAGGCAACTACGACCGGTTACTATATCCGCAAATACGTGGACGAAAACCTGAACCTGGCCCAGGGGGCGACCAGCTTGCATACCTGGATGATTTTCCGGTATGCAGAGGTGCTGTTAAACTATGCCGAAGCGATGAATGAAGCTTATGGCCCCGACGTTACGGCCGGTTATAGCATGTCGGCAAAAAAAGCCGTAGATATGGTCAGGGCCCGGACGGGTATTGCTATGCCACCTCTTCCTCCCGGTCTTTCAGTTGATGAAATGCGTTTACGCATCAGAAACGAACGACGGGTTGAGCTTGCATTTGAAGAACACCGTTTCTTTGATGTCAGGAGATGGAAAATTGCTGCACAAACAGAGAATAGACCGGTAATGGCCATGAAGATCACGAAAAATACAAATGGAAGTTTTAGTTATCTGGTGGTTAAGGCGGAAGACAGGACATTTAGCGAACGTATGTATTTATACCCTATTCCCGAAGTTGAGGTGCTTAAAAGTAACGGAAGTCTGGTCCAAAATCCGGGCTGGTAA
- a CDS encoding SusC/RagA family TonB-linked outer membrane protein — protein MNFQLNRIFLLMGLALPLSVIAQVNDSTKLSDSLKNINEKVSVAYGRQNKDQVTSAMASVSGNELRTTHTASLSNSLIGRLTGVSILNNGGAPGFDDPSFAIRGMHTTANNGYLVLVDGIQINSLSYIAVDEIESVTVLKDAAALAMYGVRGGNGALLVTTKRGKVSDKINISFNARYGLQSPVLLPEFANSYDYARLHNVARTNDGLPPIYTEKQLNGYKEGTDPYLYPSVNWYGEILRKNAVLQDYALTFNGGNDKVKYFLMVGYMANEGLYANTNQETNSNINFKRINFRGNIDLNITKNLSAAIGLGGNIQDRMFPTISTEDLWKSMASYAPNLYSVRSPDGQITGSANYPINPVGYLLEKGYFSRHDRNIQSSVRVNQKLDVLTRGLSVFGSLLFDNEFNNRYDKTRDYAYAEPIVGTNTDGEPYVYYLQRGLNTDLTVRTDPNYENNRVILQAGFDYNRKFNNSELSGMLMYQQDKYTVLGNQSAFAMQNLAGRFNYGFKDKYFAEFSFSYSGIENYAPGKRFGFFPALSGGWLIHKEGFWKENSAINYLKLRASAGLVGNDKGSPRFNYNQYWGTQTGQGYYFGTGTSFYNALVQLGTANPDITWEKGMIYNLGIEAKAFNSKLSFGADIYREMRSDILVDMGNATPAMSGIADGMRQNKGKVLSYGTELFTMFNDRVGAVDYYIGGQFSFARNKVKANYDIPRKEAYSSRLNRPVGQFFGLEAIGFFKNESDIISSPQQTFSVVRPGDLKYKDQNNDGIIDVNDEVAVGRHIYPEITYAFNTGIGYKGFNLDFFFQGVAHRSVLLSGAMFQPFVNNNNIIKWASEGYWTPENPNSATFPRLTTEVSANNYRTSDFWVRSANFLRLRNVELGYTLPKSVTAKLRLQSVKVFVSGLNLLTWDDLDVNVDPETLSAGYPNIKTYTAGLSVKF, from the coding sequence ATGAATTTTCAATTAAATAGGATTTTTCTTTTAATGGGGTTAGCATTGCCTTTATCTGTGATTGCGCAAGTAAATGACAGTACAAAGCTTTCTGACTCATTAAAAAATATAAATGAAAAAGTGAGTGTAGCCTACGGCCGGCAAAACAAAGACCAGGTTACCTCGGCTATGGCCAGTGTAAGTGGTAACGAATTGCGTACCACACATACGGCATCACTATCCAATTCACTTATTGGCAGGCTCACCGGGGTCTCGATATTAAACAATGGTGGCGCACCCGGATTTGATGACCCAAGCTTTGCTATCCGTGGCATGCATACAACTGCCAACAATGGTTATCTGGTACTGGTTGATGGCATTCAGATCAATAGCTTAAGTTATATAGCTGTAGACGAAATTGAAAGTGTTACCGTTCTAAAAGATGCTGCAGCATTGGCTATGTATGGTGTAAGGGGTGGTAACGGAGCGCTTTTGGTGACTACAAAGCGGGGAAAAGTAAGTGATAAGATCAATATTTCTTTTAACGCCCGCTATGGCTTGCAGTCGCCCGTATTGCTGCCCGAATTTGCAAACTCTTATGATTATGCCAGATTGCATAACGTAGCAAGGACAAATGACGGGCTCCCTCCCATCTATACCGAAAAACAGCTGAACGGTTATAAAGAAGGAACAGATCCTTATTTATACCCTAGTGTAAACTGGTATGGCGAGATCCTTCGGAAAAATGCAGTCCTTCAGGATTACGCACTTACATTTAACGGCGGTAACGATAAGGTAAAGTATTTTTTGATGGTAGGTTATATGGCCAATGAGGGGTTATATGCCAATACCAATCAGGAAACGAATTCCAACATCAATTTTAAGCGCATCAATTTCAGGGGAAATATTGATTTGAACATCACTAAAAATTTATCTGCCGCGATTGGTTTAGGGGGGAATATACAGGACAGGATGTTCCCGACCATATCTACAGAGGATCTATGGAAGAGTATGGCGAGTTATGCACCCAATTTATATTCAGTAAGAAGTCCGGACGGACAGATTACAGGTAGTGCCAATTACCCTATAAACCCGGTTGGCTACCTTTTAGAGAAAGGTTATTTTTCCCGGCATGACCGCAATATCCAATCGTCTGTAAGGGTAAACCAGAAACTGGATGTGCTTACAAGGGGCCTAAGTGTGTTCGGTTCCTTGTTGTTCGACAATGAGTTTAATAACAGGTACGATAAAACAAGGGATTATGCTTATGCGGAACCGATTGTGGGTACCAATACGGATGGTGAACCCTATGTTTATTACTTACAGCGCGGACTTAATACAGACCTTACTGTAAGGACAGACCCTAACTACGAAAATAACCGGGTCATATTGCAGGCGGGCTTTGATTACAACCGTAAATTTAACAACAGTGAGCTTAGCGGTATGCTGATGTACCAGCAGGATAAGTATACTGTGCTGGGCAATCAGTCGGCTTTTGCCATGCAAAACCTTGCCGGCAGGTTTAATTATGGCTTTAAAGATAAATACTTTGCGGAATTCTCTTTTTCGTATAGTGGCATTGAAAACTACGCTCCGGGCAAGCGTTTCGGGTTTTTCCCTGCCCTGTCTGGGGGATGGCTAATCCATAAAGAAGGTTTCTGGAAAGAAAACTCAGCAATCAATTACCTGAAATTGAGGGCCTCTGCAGGACTGGTAGGCAATGATAAAGGCTCACCAAGGTTTAATTATAATCAATACTGGGGCACGCAGACTGGGCAGGGATATTATTTTGGAACAGGAACCAGTTTTTACAATGCGCTGGTTCAGCTGGGTACTGCCAATCCGGATATTACCTGGGAGAAAGGGATGATCTATAACCTGGGAATAGAGGCAAAAGCCTTTAACAGCAAACTAAGCTTCGGAGCTGATATTTATCGGGAAATGCGATCGGATATCCTGGTGGATATGGGTAATGCCACACCTGCAATGTCGGGTATTGCCGATGGGATGCGCCAAAACAAAGGTAAGGTGTTGAGTTATGGTACAGAGCTCTTTACCATGTTTAATGATCGGGTTGGCGCGGTTGACTATTATATCGGCGGACAATTTTCATTCGCGCGAAATAAGGTTAAGGCCAATTACGATATACCCAGAAAAGAAGCCTATAGCTCCAGGTTAAACAGACCGGTAGGTCAGTTCTTTGGGCTTGAGGCGATTGGTTTTTTTAAAAATGAAAGCGATATCATCAGCAGCCCGCAGCAAACCTTCTCGGTAGTAAGGCCAGGAGACCTTAAGTATAAAGACCAGAATAACGACGGGATCATTGATGTGAACGATGAGGTCGCTGTCGGGCGCCATATTTATCCTGAAATAACTTATGCTTTTAATACAGGTATTGGTTATAAGGGCTTCAATCTTGATTTCTTTTTTCAGGGGGTAGCACACAGAAGCGTGTTGTTAAGCGGAGCGATGTTCCAGCCTTTTGTAAATAACAACAACATCATCAAATGGGCATCGGAAGGTTACTGGACTCCGGAAAATCCGAATTCAGCTACCTTTCCACGGTTGACTACCGAGGTGAGTGCAAACAATTACAGGACTTCCGATTTTTGGGTGCGGAGTGCCAATTTCCTCAGGTTAAGAAATGTGGAACTGGGTTATACCCTGCCCAAAAGTGTAACCGCTAAACTTCGTTTGCAAAGTGTGAAGGTATTTGTTAGCGGTTTAAACCTGCTAACCTGGGATGATCTGGATGTGAATGTTGATCCGGAAACGCTGAGTGCCGGTTATCCTAATATTAAAACATATACTGCGGGTTTAAGTGTCAAATTTTAA
- a CDS encoding RagB/SusD family nutrient uptake outer membrane protein gives MKRYLCFISGLILFSSILSSCKKYLEKPVSSDVTLNDVFASRDKTEQFLWTVYRTASIYEFPYYWTSGENNYYHYGATYTIVAAATDEADAFANLTGAEAMNKGNWGPNDIKFYEFRSEYPWKGIRNANIFIENVDKAPFSDQEKRAMKAEAIFLRALMHFDLMQRLGGIPIVDKVLKVSSAEDVPGVRIPRSTYEETVNFIVKSCNDIANDLPVSYSSNYRGRIIRAAAYALKARVLLYAASPLFNSNETYVPVSDPKLRAMIGYADGYKAERWQLAANASKMVLDSAQKWGLELYKGKTNPIDRYEEIFINPNVSEIILDAGIQGLQTNNYFVRFLTPGTIVYTGSDPVNVGITFNFAKFYQKADGTDQTWNEVPGTAYPYAQYQQKLGELDPRFQASVFQSGTEWSRGSGTRYHFYEQGSKQLDRYNGVGFLRKFVKGVSNGSAAPRWITFRLAEFYLNYAEALNEVNGSSTEITNALNEIRARVNMPGISYTSQDDMRQKIRRERGVELAFEEHRYFDVRRWKIAGQEGVMKGGMWSLKLYGGTSPTYKLEKFEDRVWEDKMYLYPFNSTEIDLGYLIQNPGW, from the coding sequence ATGAAAAGATATTTATGCTTTATAAGCGGTCTGATCTTATTTTCCTCTATACTTTCTTCCTGTAAAAAGTATCTGGAAAAACCTGTGAGCAGCGATGTCACACTGAATGATGTTTTTGCATCACGCGACAAAACTGAGCAGTTTCTATGGACAGTTTACAGAACTGCCTCTATTTATGAATTCCCTTATTACTGGACTTCCGGTGAAAATAATTACTACCATTATGGTGCTACATATACCATTGTGGCTGCAGCTACCGATGAGGCAGATGCTTTTGCCAATCTGACCGGGGCAGAAGCCATGAATAAGGGGAACTGGGGCCCAAATGATATAAAATTTTATGAATTCAGGAGCGAGTACCCCTGGAAGGGTATCAGGAATGCAAACATCTTTATAGAAAATGTGGATAAAGCACCTTTTTCGGATCAGGAAAAACGGGCAATGAAAGCAGAGGCCATATTTTTACGTGCACTGATGCATTTTGACCTGATGCAGCGTTTGGGCGGAATCCCGATTGTTGACAAAGTACTCAAGGTTTCTTCAGCCGAAGATGTTCCCGGCGTAAGAATTCCAAGAAGCACTTATGAAGAAACGGTCAACTTTATTGTTAAAAGCTGTAATGATATTGCCAATGATTTGCCTGTGAGCTATTCCAGCAATTACAGGGGCCGGATCATCAGGGCCGCTGCCTATGCTTTAAAAGCAAGGGTACTGTTGTATGCGGCCAGTCCGCTTTTCAATTCCAACGAAACTTATGTACCTGTAAGCGATCCGAAACTGAGGGCGATGATTGGCTATGCAGATGGCTATAAGGCTGAGCGCTGGCAGCTGGCGGCCAATGCCAGTAAAATGGTACTGGATTCTGCCCAAAAGTGGGGCCTTGAACTTTATAAAGGAAAAACAAATCCTATAGACCGCTATGAAGAGATCTTTATCAACCCGAATGTGAGCGAGATCATTCTGGATGCAGGGATCCAGGGCTTGCAGACCAACAATTATTTTGTACGTTTTTTGACACCTGGTACAATCGTTTATACGGGCTCTGATCCGGTTAATGTAGGCATCACCTTTAATTTTGCCAAATTCTATCAAAAGGCTGATGGAACAGATCAAACCTGGAATGAGGTTCCGGGAACAGCTTATCCTTATGCACAGTATCAGCAAAAACTGGGTGAACTTGATCCGCGTTTTCAGGCTTCTGTATTCCAGTCAGGCACAGAATGGTCCAGGGGCTCAGGTACCAGATATCATTTTTATGAACAGGGTTCCAAGCAGCTGGACAGGTATAATGGCGTTGGGTTCTTAAGAAAATTCGTAAAGGGGGTTTCGAATGGTTCTGCCGCTCCAAGATGGATTACTTTCCGGCTGGCGGAGTTTTATCTGAACTATGCTGAAGCGCTTAACGAAGTGAATGGTTCTTCAACAGAAATCACAAATGCTTTAAATGAAATCAGGGCCAGGGTAAATATGCCTGGGATCAGTTATACCAGCCAGGATGACATGCGTCAGAAAATCCGCCGGGAAAGAGGAGTAGAGCTTGCTTTTGAAGAGCACCGGTATTTTGATGTCCGCCGCTGGAAAATTGCAGGACAGGAAGGGGTAATGAAGGGTGGAATGTGGAGCCTTAAATTGTATGGAGGGACTTCCCCAACCTATAAACTGGAAAAGTTTGAAGACCGGGTATGGGAAGATAAGATGTATTTATATCCTTTTAACAGCACAGAAATAGATTTGGGCTATTTAATTCAAAACCCGGGATGGTAG
- a CDS encoding SusC/RagA family TonB-linked outer membrane protein produces MKKAILIFTWVFSLLLFQKALAQTVNIRGKITEAGIPLPGVGVKVKNSKVATVTDSNGEFLIKASGTDVLILSFIGFSTKEVSIKGRTFITESMEADKQQLDEVLVVGYGVQKKITSTGAITSVSGADLVRAPVAGISNALIGLSSGIQAIQSSGEFGSDKAQIRIRGMATLNAGGRDPLIMVDGVERETYNNIDPNEIESINILKDASSTAVYGVRGANGVIIITTKQGKIGTPVVNFTGNVAAVQPIILPKYLNSYDYAVLRNEAETNMGKVPTFSEEDLRLYKSGEDPIFHPSKDWIKELISPVSFQQRYNANISGGTEKLRYFTSFGYFNQGGAYNQPEQDFGLPYKHKYDNYTIRMNFDFDLTKDLSMSVKLGEQITDNVAPNGGAYSAIDRAANASPMSSPAFVDGKYIEGVIGLPSGVPHFNPWGQPGLTSSGGGFITEMFANTLNTNLSINYKLDRITRGLSVRAMGAYDTYYLKTAVRSKYFPAYTVMKNTASPGGYILYQSKEEGPYYGLSEGINDSRRDKFRKMYGELAIDYKRSFEGGHNVSGLLLANLQKAYFPDLAYKLPTGYLGFVSRVTYDYKNRYLAEFNMGYNGSENFPEGKRFGLFPSYSLGWVATEEPFIRKNKWLSFLKIRGSYGEVGNDKIGGKRYLYLDGPYALGNGGFQKVVFGQQGTNMAVYNVYTEGALGNPDVTWETAVKYNIGAELRFFSDRLSLTGDYFEEKRDNILWTLSTVPELVSAELPAANIGKVKNHGYELELGYKDQVGSLNYWLKGAYSFARNKIIYQDEPTRVYEWLQRTGRPIDQYFGLTFEGFYNTQAEIDDPNRPKSQWEGTGLKPGDMKYKDLNGDGKITTDDMGNIGYSSSPEINYSISGGVSWKGFDLAVLFQGTDHVSVSFSNTAAYPFVSDWSAAQEWHLERWTPERYANGDKIDFPRVELSPDKQHNYQPSSFWVQDASYFRFKNIELGYRFATKALQRVGLSSMRVFVSGNNLITWTDLKYSKDPDARELWGRVTPPNRVFNCGVNFQF; encoded by the coding sequence ATGAAAAAAGCTATACTCATTTTTACATGGGTATTCTCCCTTCTGCTTTTCCAAAAAGCCTTGGCGCAGACTGTAAATATCCGGGGAAAGATCACTGAAGCGGGTATACCCTTACCTGGAGTAGGTGTAAAAGTAAAAAACTCCAAAGTAGCTACAGTAACCGATTCGAATGGGGAATTCTTAATCAAGGCATCAGGCACAGACGTCCTGATCCTTTCATTTATTGGTTTCAGCACAAAGGAAGTTTCCATAAAGGGGCGGACTTTTATTACTGAATCTATGGAGGCCGACAAGCAGCAACTGGATGAAGTGCTTGTTGTGGGCTATGGGGTACAGAAAAAGATCACCTCTACTGGGGCAATCACCTCTGTATCCGGTGCCGACCTGGTCAGGGCGCCTGTTGCCGGAATTAGCAATGCCTTAATTGGTTTATCCAGCGGCATACAGGCCATTCAAAGTTCCGGCGAATTTGGAAGCGATAAAGCCCAGATCAGGATCAGGGGTATGGCCACACTGAATGCCGGGGGTAGGGACCCCTTGATTATGGTGGATGGGGTGGAAAGGGAAACCTATAACAACATAGACCCAAATGAGATAGAATCCATTAACATACTGAAAGATGCCTCTTCTACAGCAGTTTATGGTGTTCGTGGTGCAAACGGGGTAATCATCATTACTACCAAACAGGGAAAGATAGGAACACCTGTTGTAAATTTTACCGGAAATGTGGCTGCTGTACAGCCCATTATACTTCCAAAATACCTCAATTCTTATGATTATGCTGTGTTAAGAAATGAGGCGGAGACAAATATGGGTAAAGTACCAACTTTTAGTGAGGAAGACCTTAGGCTATATAAAAGTGGTGAAGACCCGATATTTCACCCAAGTAAAGACTGGATTAAAGAATTGATCAGTCCTGTATCGTTTCAGCAGCGGTATAATGCCAATATCTCTGGCGGAACAGAAAAGTTAAGGTATTTTACCTCCTTCGGTTACTTTAATCAGGGCGGGGCCTATAACCAGCCCGAACAGGATTTTGGACTGCCATACAAGCATAAATACGACAATTATACCATCAGGATGAATTTTGATTTCGACCTGACGAAAGATTTGTCCATGTCGGTAAAGCTCGGGGAACAAATTACGGATAATGTAGCGCCAAATGGCGGTGCCTATTCTGCTATTGACAGGGCTGCAAATGCCTCACCCATGTCCAGCCCCGCTTTTGTAGATGGAAAGTACATTGAAGGGGTTATTGGTCTGCCTTCGGGTGTACCTCATTTTAACCCATGGGGACAACCTGGCCTGACAAGTTCGGGCGGTGGTTTTATTACAGAAATGTTTGCTAATACCTTAAATACCAATCTTTCCATTAATTATAAGCTGGACAGAATAACCCGGGGCTTGTCGGTACGGGCTATGGGTGCCTATGATACTTACTACCTGAAAACGGCTGTACGGAGTAAGTACTTTCCTGCCTACACGGTTATGAAAAATACCGCCAGTCCCGGAGGCTATATTTTATATCAGAGTAAAGAAGAAGGCCCTTATTATGGCTTGTCTGAAGGGATAAATGACAGCAGAAGGGATAAATTCAGGAAAATGTACGGTGAACTGGCCATAGATTATAAAAGGTCATTCGAAGGAGGTCATAATGTGTCGGGTTTATTGCTGGCAAATTTGCAGAAGGCCTATTTTCCTGATCTGGCCTATAAATTACCAACCGGTTATCTGGGTTTTGTATCGAGGGTAACCTACGATTACAAGAACCGCTACCTTGCAGAATTTAATATGGGCTATAATGGTTCCGAGAATTTCCCCGAAGGTAAACGTTTCGGGCTCTTTCCATCCTATTCGCTCGGTTGGGTGGCTACTGAAGAACCTTTCATCAGGAAAAATAAATGGCTTTCCTTTTTAAAGATCAGAGGGTCTTACGGTGAAGTAGGGAATGACAAAATTGGCGGAAAGCGGTATTTATATCTGGATGGTCCTTATGCACTCGGAAACGGTGGTTTTCAAAAGGTGGTTTTTGGTCAGCAGGGTACAAATATGGCAGTTTACAATGTCTATACCGAAGGTGCATTGGGCAATCCGGACGTAACCTGGGAAACAGCAGTAAAATACAATATCGGTGCTGAACTACGGTTCTTTTCAGACCGCTTGTCTCTGACTGGTGATTATTTTGAAGAAAAAAGGGACAATATTCTCTGGACGCTGTCTACCGTTCCGGAACTGGTATCTGCAGAATTGCCTGCCGCCAATATCGGTAAAGTAAAAAACCATGGGTATGAACTGGAGCTGGGCTATAAGGATCAGGTAGGGTCGTTAAATTACTGGCTTAAGGGCGCATATTCTTTTGCCAGGAACAAGATCATTTACCAGGATGAACCAACCCGGGTGTACGAGTGGTTACAGCGTACAGGCAGGCCCATTGATCAGTATTTCGGGTTAACTTTTGAAGGGTTTTACAATACCCAGGCGGAAATTGATGACCCGAACAGGCCCAAATCCCAATGGGAGGGAACGGGGCTGAAGCCGGGTGATATGAAATATAAGGACCTGAATGGGGATGGAAAGATCACAACAGATGATATGGGAAATATTGGTTATTCCAGTTCTCCTGAAATTAACTATAGTATTTCAGGAGGAGTATCCTGGAAGGGTTTTGACCTGGCCGTTCTTTTCCAGGGAACAGACCATGTTTCGGTAAGTTTCAGCAATACGGCAGCCTATCCTTTTGTGTCCGACTGGAGTGCCGCACAGGAATGGCATCTGGAGCGTTGGACACCTGAACGTTATGCCAATGGAGACAAGATAGACTTTCCAAGGGTAGAACTTTCACCAGATAAACAGCACAATTATCAGCCTTCAAGTTTTTGGGTGCAGGACGCCTCTTATTTCCGGTTTAAAAACATTGAGCTGGGTTACAGGTTTGCTACCAAAGCTTTGCAAAGGGTAGGACTAAGCTCTATGAGGGTATTTGTGAGCGGGAATAACCTGATTACCTGGACTGATTTAAAATATAGCAAAGACCCTGATGCCCGGGAGTTATGGGGACGTGTAACGCCGCCTAACAGGGTATTTAACTGTGGGGTCAATTTTCAATTTTAA